One segment of Rhodopirellula baltica SH 1 DNA contains the following:
- a CDS encoding ParA family protein, producing MPVLLMINLKGGVGKTASTVAIAETLAEERYKTLVIDADHQSMAGELLLGQTRMLQCENRKRTLHDVFLEMCDPDFEVDDLRSFIAQETSNVATVHDFLDVIPCSFRIDDFYSNAFRSKRRAGLFQTERELFTQIKKQMPGAKKWLNELYDFVIVDCPPSIAMQVKMFLRIADGCVIPSIPDQLSVRGSANLVDRLKRFRVETLGTLWTLYRQQTPLHRAMVAEPYSMLPTPFESVIPNAAQLARAVDPRELSNSQTNCDAKYGRQFAARYRELCGEIISRLRNLDVPVSHRQEELICL from the coding sequence ATGCCTGTTCTATTGATGATCAATCTCAAAGGTGGAGTTGGAAAGACCGCTTCGACGGTTGCCATTGCGGAAACTCTGGCGGAGGAAAGGTACAAGACTTTGGTGATCGATGCGGATCATCAGAGCATGGCCGGCGAATTGTTGCTGGGCCAAACGAGAATGCTCCAGTGCGAGAATCGCAAACGCACGCTGCACGACGTCTTTCTAGAGATGTGCGATCCAGACTTCGAAGTCGACGACTTGAGATCCTTCATCGCACAAGAAACATCCAATGTTGCGACCGTCCATGACTTCCTGGATGTGATCCCATGTTCGTTTCGAATTGACGATTTCTACAGCAATGCGTTTCGATCCAAGCGTCGTGCGGGCTTGTTTCAAACCGAGAGAGAATTGTTCACGCAGATCAAGAAACAAATGCCAGGTGCGAAGAAGTGGCTCAACGAACTGTATGACTTCGTCATCGTGGACTGCCCACCCAGCATTGCGATGCAAGTCAAAATGTTCTTGCGGATTGCGGATGGATGCGTGATCCCATCGATCCCGGACCAGTTGTCTGTGCGAGGATCTGCGAACTTGGTTGATCGACTCAAGCGTTTTCGCGTCGAGACGCTAGGAACGCTCTGGACGTTGTACCGCCAGCAAACACCGCTGCACCGCGCAATGGTTGCGGAACCCTATTCGATGCTGCCCACACCATTTGAATCAGTCATTCCCAACGCGGCTCAATTGGCTCGGGCGGTCGACCCACGCGAACTGAGCAACTCGCAAACGAACTGCGATGCGAAGTACGGACGACAATTCGCGGCCCGTTATCGAGAACTCTGCGGCGAGATCATTTCGCGACTTCGGAACTTGGATGTTCCTGTCAGTCATCGACAGGAAGAGCTGATTTGCTTGTGA
- a CDS encoding TIGR04283 family arsenosugar biosynthesis glycosyltransferase: MKVSIIVPTWNEAANIEACIESALSCGAAEVVVSDGGSGDRTCEIVESLSDPRVRCIDAPPGRGVQLRAAAELATGEMLLFLHADNRLPTDALEQLRNAGWPVWGGFRQHIDADGWRYRSLEWGNAWRARARSNVFGDQAMFVRRDVYQQVGGFAAVSLMEDVMLSAELRKITPAMVLAGPVGVDARRWQQRGVVRQTLLNWRIQRAFSQGASPDDLRRIYDR; the protein is encoded by the coding sequence ATGAAAGTCAGTATCATCGTGCCGACCTGGAACGAAGCCGCCAACATCGAGGCGTGCATTGAATCTGCGTTGAGTTGCGGTGCCGCAGAAGTGGTCGTGAGCGATGGTGGCAGCGGCGATCGGACTTGCGAAATTGTCGAATCCCTGAGCGACCCTCGCGTGCGCTGTATAGATGCTCCGCCGGGACGTGGCGTGCAGTTGCGTGCGGCAGCCGAGCTAGCGACCGGGGAAATGCTGCTGTTTCTACACGCGGACAATCGTTTGCCAACCGATGCACTCGAACAACTGCGAAACGCGGGTTGGCCAGTTTGGGGTGGGTTCCGCCAACACATCGACGCGGACGGATGGCGGTACCGTTCGTTGGAATGGGGGAACGCCTGGCGAGCTCGCGCGAGATCCAACGTGTTTGGTGACCAAGCAATGTTCGTTCGCCGCGATGTGTATCAACAGGTAGGTGGATTCGCCGCCGTGAGCCTGATGGAAGACGTGATGTTGTCAGCTGAACTTCGCAAGATCACGCCCGCAATGGTGCTGGCCGGCCCAGTTGGAGTCGACGCAAGACGATGGCAGCAGCGAGGAGTTGTCCGTCAAACCTTGCTGAACTGGCGAATCCAACGCGCGTTTTCCCAAGGTGCATCCCCGGACGATTTGCGTCGAATCTACGACCGATGA
- a CDS encoding DUF1549 domain-containing protein: MHLLGRKFVVIDISLVTLSKQSPRSPLPHLAVAGLFFLSALGAPPSSAANETDADNVSYHDDVLPILRTNCFGCHQGAKQLGEYVMTDFDALIRGGESGDAAIVPGDADSSYLISLITSHEGVAEMPKAPRKPLHETEVDTIRRWIEQGAKNDSPETSGPRFDADQPPVYAGPPTLPSIDLSPDEQTLAIAGYHEICLLDAKSGEMQTRLVGISPRINSVRFSPDGSRIAAAGGMPGELGELQIWNASTGKLELSRQITYDTITGLSWSPDGSKIAIGANDNTVRALDSATGEQVLFQGAHEDWIRDTVFTPDGKHLVSVARDMTCKLTEVETERFIDNVTSITPGALSGGLSSVAMHPSRDEIVVGGSDGVTKVYRVFRQTKRQIGDDANLVRNLPRLNGRIRQVVVNSAGTHLAAVATIDGHSELRVWKYDFTGELTDELKAILGKRVANRSADEKKKVDESVNQTTTQTVHFELPDAAAYSLELTNDGSVFVAANDGQIRHLEATGKLVRSFHAVPQDESVSNEVLAATAPTLDFADAKLEPADEASDVQPESAVAPSDVVEISVVPKSISLTSPYDYVQLVAIGKRHDGSTIDVTRQINVSKSDSYVSLPGGLIRPQSNSVGEVTVSFGSHQHTLPIEITGQSKFDVDFIRDVNPVLSRLGCNQGTCHGAQKGKNGFRLSLRGYDPIFDIRALTDDLAARRINPSAPDDSMMLRKPLGITPHEGGTLMKKGDPYHAVLHRWIADGSKLDLETPRVTSLEISPRNPVVQSTDARQQVRIVATYANGEARDVTREAFISSGNTEVATAKTGGMLHAVRRGEAPVLARFEGAYAATTLTVMGDRTGYEQAEVDTWGRIDELVAQKWDRMKIVPSDVADDATFLRRVHLDLTGLPPTSQTVREFLADETPTKLKRQAVIDRLIGNEDFVEYWTNKWADLLQVNRKFLGVEGTKLYRDWIRKAVEENRPYDEFAYQILTASGSNQTNPAASYYKVLRTPEDTMENTTHLFLGIRFNCNKCHDHPFERWTQDQYYELAAYFAKVDRKKDPDSGNRKIGGTAVEGATPLFEIIADSADSEVQHARTGEDVVPSFPYELAGNVANESEQQTRIAPLDGQTLVSKSNDTPTRREELASWMTDPANPYFARSYVNRIWGYMTGVGLIEPIDDIRAGNPPTNPLLLDYLTDEFIGSNFDTRHLMRLIVSSRTYQLSVESNQWNEDDHLNYSHATPRRLPAEVIFDAVHSLTGATSQIPGMPAGTRAAAATDSGVALTDGFLANLGRPVRETACECERGTDLQLGPVMALISGPTIGTAISDPKNELEKIVAENSTDEAVTEEIFLRALGRYPTDKERAAFATIHSQIAGDHETLVQRLADAEAAWTERFPKLEASRKEMLSKLANDIEARRVEIADERAKMEADRQKKIAEATQNLADQEAKLPELVAAFLAEKKADTEWHPLTPISLSATNQATLAVQPDRSVLASGKQGNGSYIVDFETNLTGITGFRVEALTDPSLPQDGPGRAGNFVVTEITVRAGSDGAESDGTESDGTESDGTESDGTESDGTESDGTGSDTKIQSKDLPTVKIARASADFLQNGFKIENTFDGNAGNQSAWAVSGANGHEHWATFQFAKPIESKGKTRLRFELAQNHNAKDHQLGRFRISVTTDSGEIPLGLSETFAAAERTPADQRGEALSKTIDQYVSTINPDLKSARDALNQAKRPLPEDAQIVALQKRRKRFEAETPIDPSLVELRANVERSKTQLGSVRLTAAEDLVWALVNSPAFLFNH; encoded by the coding sequence ATGCATCTGCTTGGAAGGAAATTCGTCGTGATAGATATTTCGTTGGTCACGCTGTCCAAACAGTCACCGCGATCCCCACTTCCCCACTTAGCCGTTGCGGGACTCTTCTTTCTCTCTGCCCTTGGTGCTCCACCGAGTTCGGCAGCGAATGAAACCGATGCGGACAACGTCAGTTATCACGACGACGTCTTGCCAATCCTTCGAACCAATTGCTTCGGGTGCCATCAAGGCGCCAAGCAATTGGGCGAATACGTCATGACCGACTTTGACGCGTTGATTCGCGGCGGCGAAAGCGGAGATGCGGCAATTGTTCCCGGAGATGCCGATTCGAGCTATTTGATCTCCTTGATCACGTCGCACGAGGGCGTTGCCGAAATGCCCAAGGCTCCTCGGAAACCTTTGCACGAAACCGAGGTCGATACGATTCGGCGATGGATCGAGCAAGGTGCGAAGAACGATTCCCCTGAAACATCCGGCCCGCGATTCGATGCGGACCAGCCACCGGTATACGCCGGGCCGCCGACCCTGCCATCGATCGATCTATCGCCCGATGAGCAAACGCTCGCAATCGCGGGTTACCACGAGATTTGTTTGCTAGACGCGAAATCAGGCGAAATGCAAACTCGTTTGGTGGGTATTTCGCCTCGCATCAACTCCGTTCGCTTCTCACCTGATGGATCTCGCATCGCGGCCGCTGGTGGCATGCCCGGCGAACTGGGTGAACTACAGATTTGGAACGCATCGACCGGCAAGTTAGAACTTTCGCGGCAAATCACCTACGACACGATCACGGGTTTATCGTGGTCGCCCGACGGATCCAAAATCGCGATTGGAGCCAACGACAACACGGTGCGAGCCTTGGACTCAGCCACCGGTGAACAAGTTTTGTTCCAAGGTGCACACGAAGATTGGATTCGCGACACGGTGTTCACGCCGGACGGCAAGCACTTGGTTTCGGTCGCGCGAGACATGACTTGCAAGTTGACCGAAGTCGAAACCGAACGCTTCATTGACAATGTCACGTCCATCACCCCGGGCGCTTTATCGGGCGGATTGTCCAGCGTCGCGATGCATCCTTCTCGCGATGAAATCGTGGTGGGCGGATCCGATGGTGTGACGAAAGTCTATCGCGTCTTTCGTCAAACAAAACGACAAATTGGTGACGATGCAAACTTGGTTCGCAATCTACCTCGATTGAACGGACGCATCCGCCAAGTTGTCGTGAACTCAGCTGGGACGCATCTCGCCGCCGTTGCAACGATCGACGGGCACTCTGAACTGCGAGTGTGGAAGTACGACTTCACCGGCGAGTTGACCGATGAACTCAAAGCCATTCTCGGCAAACGCGTTGCGAATCGCTCCGCCGACGAAAAGAAAAAGGTCGACGAATCGGTCAACCAAACGACCACGCAAACGGTGCATTTCGAACTGCCTGACGCGGCCGCCTATTCGTTGGAATTGACCAACGACGGGAGTGTCTTTGTTGCCGCCAACGACGGACAAATTCGACACCTCGAAGCGACCGGAAAGCTGGTGCGGTCATTTCACGCCGTTCCGCAAGATGAATCGGTCTCGAATGAAGTACTCGCGGCAACCGCACCCACTTTGGATTTCGCAGACGCCAAACTAGAACCCGCCGATGAGGCGAGTGACGTGCAACCTGAGTCGGCGGTCGCACCCTCCGATGTCGTCGAAATATCCGTTGTTCCGAAGTCGATTTCGCTGACTTCGCCGTACGACTACGTTCAACTCGTCGCCATCGGAAAACGACATGATGGATCGACAATTGATGTAACGCGTCAAATCAATGTGTCAAAATCAGACTCGTATGTCAGTCTCCCCGGTGGTCTGATTCGTCCTCAAAGCAATTCCGTCGGCGAAGTCACCGTCAGCTTCGGATCGCATCAACACACGCTGCCGATCGAGATCACTGGACAAAGCAAATTCGATGTCGATTTCATCCGTGATGTGAACCCGGTGTTGTCTCGTTTGGGATGCAATCAAGGCACCTGTCACGGGGCTCAGAAAGGCAAGAACGGTTTTCGTTTGTCGCTGCGAGGTTATGACCCCATTTTCGACATTCGAGCCCTGACGGATGATTTGGCCGCGCGACGCATCAATCCGTCTGCTCCCGATGATTCGATGATGCTTCGCAAACCGTTGGGCATCACGCCTCACGAGGGCGGCACGCTGATGAAGAAGGGCGATCCTTATCACGCGGTCTTGCATCGCTGGATCGCTGATGGTTCCAAACTTGATTTGGAAACGCCACGTGTCACCTCACTTGAAATTTCCCCGCGCAACCCCGTCGTTCAGTCCACCGACGCTCGGCAACAGGTCCGTATCGTTGCGACCTATGCCAACGGCGAAGCTCGAGATGTGACGCGGGAAGCGTTCATCAGTTCGGGCAACACCGAAGTCGCGACCGCAAAAACCGGCGGGATGCTCCACGCTGTTCGTCGTGGTGAAGCACCTGTGCTGGCTCGTTTTGAAGGCGCATACGCCGCTACGACGCTGACCGTGATGGGTGATCGAACGGGATACGAACAAGCCGAAGTGGACACATGGGGGCGTATCGATGAGTTGGTCGCTCAGAAGTGGGATCGAATGAAAATCGTTCCCAGTGACGTTGCCGACGATGCCACCTTCCTACGCCGCGTGCACTTGGACCTGACTGGGTTGCCTCCGACCAGCCAAACGGTGCGAGAGTTTTTGGCGGATGAAACGCCGACCAAACTCAAACGCCAAGCCGTGATCGATCGACTGATCGGCAACGAGGACTTCGTCGAATACTGGACGAACAAATGGGCGGATCTGTTGCAGGTCAACCGCAAGTTTCTGGGCGTCGAAGGCACAAAACTCTATCGCGACTGGATCCGCAAAGCGGTCGAAGAAAATCGTCCGTACGACGAGTTTGCCTATCAGATTCTGACAGCGTCGGGGTCCAACCAAACTAACCCGGCCGCGTCGTATTACAAAGTCCTCCGGACCCCCGAGGACACGATGGAAAACACGACGCACCTGTTCCTTGGCATTCGCTTCAATTGCAACAAGTGCCACGATCACCCGTTCGAACGCTGGACCCAAGACCAGTACTACGAGCTGGCGGCCTACTTCGCCAAAGTTGATCGGAAGAAGGATCCAGACTCTGGCAATCGAAAAATTGGTGGTACGGCGGTCGAAGGTGCCACGCCACTGTTCGAGATCATCGCTGACTCGGCAGATTCCGAAGTTCAACACGCTCGAACGGGCGAAGACGTTGTGCCCTCGTTTCCTTACGAGTTGGCCGGTAATGTTGCGAACGAATCTGAGCAGCAGACACGAATTGCTCCATTGGATGGACAAACGTTGGTCTCAAAATCCAACGACACACCCACGCGACGTGAGGAACTCGCGAGCTGGATGACGGATCCAGCCAATCCGTACTTCGCGCGTTCTTACGTCAATCGCATCTGGGGATACATGACCGGTGTCGGTTTGATCGAACCGATCGATGACATCCGCGCCGGTAACCCGCCAACTAACCCACTGCTGTTGGACTACTTGACCGACGAGTTCATCGGGTCGAACTTCGACACCCGGCATCTAATGCGATTGATCGTCAGTTCGCGAACTTATCAGTTGTCCGTTGAGTCCAATCAATGGAACGAAGACGATCATCTGAACTACTCCCACGCGACACCGCGACGTCTGCCAGCTGAAGTGATCTTCGACGCAGTCCACTCGCTCACGGGAGCCACCAGCCAAATTCCCGGCATGCCGGCTGGGACACGTGCCGCCGCCGCAACGGATTCGGGGGTGGCTCTGACCGACGGTTTCCTCGCGAACCTTGGTCGTCCCGTCCGAGAAACCGCGTGTGAATGTGAACGAGGCACGGACCTGCAGCTCGGTCCGGTGATGGCACTGATCAGTGGTCCGACGATCGGCACCGCGATCAGCGACCCAAAGAACGAACTCGAAAAGATCGTCGCAGAAAATTCCACTGACGAGGCCGTTACGGAAGAGATTTTCTTGCGAGCCTTGGGCCGCTACCCGACCGACAAAGAACGAGCGGCTTTCGCGACCATTCATTCGCAGATCGCTGGCGACCACGAAACGCTGGTTCAGCGTTTGGCGGATGCAGAAGCCGCTTGGACGGAGCGTTTCCCTAAGTTGGAAGCGTCACGCAAAGAGATGCTTTCGAAGCTCGCCAATGACATTGAAGCTCGACGTGTGGAGATCGCCGATGAACGAGCCAAAATGGAGGCCGACCGTCAAAAGAAGATCGCCGAGGCAACTCAGAACCTTGCTGATCAAGAAGCGAAATTGCCCGAGTTGGTTGCTGCGTTTTTGGCGGAGAAAAAGGCCGACACGGAATGGCATCCTTTGACACCGATCTCATTGTCCGCGACCAACCAAGCGACGTTGGCCGTTCAGCCCGATCGCAGCGTTTTGGCGAGCGGAAAGCAGGGCAACGGTTCCTACATTGTTGACTTCGAAACCAACCTGACGGGCATCACTGGTTTCCGTGTGGAAGCACTCACTGACCCGAGCCTGCCACAAGACGGTCCGGGTCGCGCGGGAAACTTCGTGGTCACGGAGATTACCGTTCGTGCTGGCTCGGACGGGGCTGAATCGGACGGGACTGAATCGGACGGGACTGAATCGGACGGGACTGAATCGGACGGGACTGAATCGGACGGGACTGAATCGGACGGGACTGGCTCGGACACGAAGATCCAATCGAAAGATCTGCCAACCGTCAAGATTGCCCGAGCCTCAGCGGACTTCTTGCAGAACGGTTTCAAAATTGAAAACACGTTCGACGGAAATGCCGGCAACCAATCAGCCTGGGCCGTATCCGGAGCCAATGGACACGAGCACTGGGCAACCTTCCAATTTGCGAAACCAATTGAGAGCAAAGGGAAGACGCGTTTGCGGTTCGAACTGGCTCAGAACCACAATGCAAAAGATCATCAATTGGGACGGTTCCGGATCAGCGTGACCACGGATTCGGGCGAAATCCCGTTGGGATTGTCGGAGACCTTCGCCGCCGCGGAACGTACCCCGGCCGACCAACGTGGCGAAGCATTGTCAAAAACGATCGATCAGTACGTTTCCACGATCAACCCCGATTTGAAGTCGGCCCGTGACGCACTGAACCAAGCCAAACGCCCGCTGCCGGAAGACGCGCAGATTGTCGCTCTGCAAAAGCGACGCAAACGCTTTGAGGCCGAGACACCGATCGACCCGTCTTTGGTCGAACTGCGAGCAAACGTGGAACGGTCCAAGACTCAATTGGGCAGCGTTCGCCTGACCGCAGCGGAAGACTTGGTCTGGGCCCTCGTCAACTCGCCCGCCTTCTTGTTCAACCACTGA
- a CDS encoding LptF/LptG family permease codes for MTQIDRYVLILFLRTVCVCFLSLAGIFIVFHAFTAMDDLIAQSKVGDSLPLVLAKFYGPYLLLLFDMTGTIITLMAFLFTAGWLRRTGELTATLSAGVSHGRILRPMIIASLAIISVQLANREWVIPRFRDSLTMKAKNLSGDIEQAVMPTYDQSSGILIEGDKLRTLGRVISRPNFRLYSEYAGFGDVLLAREAIWWDPEAMAEWRTEMGPTEPTGSDTASPQSTSTPATPSGIDGKRSSWTDLASRAGMPDVTGYLLQGVRRPEQPNSVPSAGLSSREDLVIFTPADQPWLGPTECFVVTSIHPNMLQTQDTATKLASVMELAGRVRNPAVHSSMALRTTTHERIVRAPLDFALILLVLPMVVNRRGRKLFVLIGSAVGLIIAFFALKTIASALGGSTTMVTPGIAAWIPLLIIGPLAYSRYRHVQTV; via the coding sequence GTGACCCAGATCGATCGCTATGTCCTGATCCTCTTCTTGCGCACCGTTTGTGTGTGCTTTTTGTCGTTGGCGGGCATCTTCATCGTGTTTCACGCCTTCACGGCGATGGATGACCTGATTGCGCAATCGAAAGTCGGCGACTCATTGCCGCTGGTCCTGGCCAAGTTCTATGGACCATATTTGCTGCTGCTTTTCGACATGACGGGCACCATCATCACGCTGATGGCGTTCCTCTTCACTGCCGGTTGGCTGCGGCGAACGGGAGAACTGACCGCAACTTTGTCCGCGGGAGTTTCCCACGGACGTATCCTCCGGCCGATGATCATCGCGTCGTTGGCAATCATCTCGGTCCAGTTAGCCAATCGCGAATGGGTGATTCCCCGTTTTCGCGATTCATTGACGATGAAAGCGAAAAACCTGTCCGGTGACATCGAACAAGCGGTCATGCCAACATACGATCAATCCTCCGGGATTCTGATCGAAGGTGACAAATTGCGGACGCTCGGGCGAGTCATTTCGCGTCCAAACTTTCGGCTCTACAGCGAATACGCTGGATTTGGAGACGTTTTGCTCGCCCGCGAAGCGATTTGGTGGGACCCCGAGGCGATGGCAGAATGGCGGACGGAAATGGGACCGACTGAGCCCACTGGTTCCGACACCGCTTCGCCGCAATCGACGTCGACACCAGCAACTCCTTCCGGCATCGATGGCAAACGAAGCAGCTGGACTGATTTGGCCAGCCGAGCGGGAATGCCAGACGTCACCGGTTATTTGTTGCAGGGTGTTCGTCGACCGGAACAACCTAACAGCGTCCCTTCGGCGGGACTTTCTTCGCGAGAAGATTTGGTGATATTCACGCCAGCCGATCAACCATGGTTGGGACCGACGGAATGCTTTGTCGTCACCAGCATTCACCCCAACATGTTGCAGACTCAAGACACCGCCACGAAACTGGCATCCGTCATGGAGTTGGCCGGAAGAGTTCGCAATCCGGCCGTGCACAGCAGCATGGCGCTGCGAACGACAACGCACGAACGAATCGTCCGAGCACCGCTCGATTTCGCTTTGATCCTGCTGGTCTTGCCGATGGTGGTCAACCGCCGCGGACGCAAACTGTTCGTGTTGATTGGCTCCGCCGTGGGATTGATCATCGCATTCTTCGCATTGAAAACCATCGCGAGCGCCCTGGGTGGCAGCACAACGATGGTCACACCCGGCATCGCAGCATGGATCCCGCTGCTGATCATTGGACCGCTGGCGTACTCACGCTACCGCCATGTTCAAACAGTCTGA
- a CDS encoding acetyl-CoA carboxylase biotin carboxyl carrier protein codes for MRNFFFGRGANCGLCNRVGAIGRAVNPFAPPPAPSAGGCNTGSCGLFNRGPAVAAPPMIPQQPVYAPAPAYVPYAAPQASAGTCSTCPAPQAYVGDGCGSEYAVGMPGYYEGAVDPYLGSGTLGYGETIVPGGGYPVDAYGGTIQGDSFGPRSTYQSNRVDSQGDVIIHADPLPPGAQLVD; via the coding sequence ATGAGAAACTTCTTCTTCGGCCGTGGTGCAAACTGTGGCCTTTGCAATCGCGTCGGCGCGATCGGTCGTGCCGTCAACCCGTTCGCTCCGCCGCCTGCACCAAGCGCTGGTGGTTGCAACACGGGATCCTGTGGATTGTTCAATCGCGGTCCAGCCGTCGCTGCTCCGCCGATGATCCCACAACAACCTGTTTATGCACCCGCACCTGCTTATGTGCCCTACGCTGCACCTCAAGCTTCCGCGGGCACCTGTTCGACATGCCCCGCACCGCAAGCCTATGTTGGTGACGGATGCGGCAGCGAGTATGCCGTCGGCATGCCTGGTTACTACGAGGGTGCTGTCGATCCTTACTTGGGCAGCGGCACGCTGGGTTACGGCGAGACCATCGTTCCTGGTGGCGGTTATCCCGTCGACGCTTACGGTGGCACGATCCAAGGTGATTCGTTCGGCCCACGCTCCACTTACCAATCGAATCGCGTTGACTCGCAAGGCGACGTGATCATCCACGCTGATCCACTGCCACCCGGTGCTCAGCTGGTCGATTGA
- a CDS encoding DUF1501 domain-containing protein, with translation MLSFKGPRAKDLCDPHLGETRRAFLRVGGASLFGLSLPQIMQLQSNQAQAAEATGKADAHHGGGPGWGKAKSIIMVYLQGGPSHLDLWDPKENVPDNVKSQFNPISTKIPGVKFTENLPRLSQVNDKFTMIRSMSYTPNGLFNHTAAIYQMMTGYTTDKVSPSGQLEPPSPKDFPNFGSNIVKMKPLDEPMLPFVMLPRPLQESNVVGKGGTAGFLGKAFDPYTLYPPGDDMDMDKLQKIRTDDLSLRDEVFDVRLQRRANLRQALNEQMPVINEAVEKFELDQNYDRALSLILSGRARDAFQLSAEDDVLRDAYGRNSFGQSCLLARRLVEAGTRVVEVIWPKVANSDNHSWDHHSGLSKRMKDQSAPMLDNGLTTLIEDLDQRGMLEETLVVAVGEFGRSPQRGVSTSGNNNSDDGRDHWPYCYTAVVAGAGMKRGFVYGKSDKTASAPVDNPVHPAELLATIYHSFGIDPETIVYNHLNQPRELVKAQAVTALMT, from the coding sequence ATGTTGTCTTTCAAAGGCCCGCGTGCCAAAGATCTTTGCGACCCTCATTTGGGCGAAACCCGGCGTGCGTTTTTGCGAGTCGGTGGTGCGTCGCTGTTTGGATTGTCGTTGCCACAGATCATGCAATTGCAATCCAACCAAGCTCAAGCCGCCGAGGCGACCGGCAAAGCCGACGCTCACCACGGTGGTGGACCGGGCTGGGGAAAAGCCAAGTCGATCATCATGGTCTATCTGCAAGGTGGCCCGAGTCACTTGGATTTGTGGGATCCCAAAGAAAACGTCCCTGATAACGTCAAAAGTCAGTTCAACCCGATTTCAACCAAGATTCCCGGGGTCAAATTCACCGAGAACTTGCCGCGTTTGTCTCAGGTGAACGACAAGTTCACGATGATCCGGTCGATGTCGTACACGCCCAACGGTTTGTTCAATCACACCGCGGCGATCTACCAAATGATGACGGGGTACACGACCGACAAGGTCAGCCCGTCGGGACAACTCGAACCGCCATCGCCAAAGGACTTTCCCAACTTTGGCAGCAACATCGTCAAGATGAAACCACTCGACGAACCCATGCTGCCGTTCGTCATGTTGCCGCGTCCTCTGCAAGAATCCAACGTGGTTGGGAAGGGCGGCACAGCCGGTTTTCTTGGCAAAGCGTTCGATCCATACACGCTGTACCCACCCGGCGATGACATGGATATGGACAAGCTTCAAAAGATTCGCACGGATGATTTGTCGCTTCGTGACGAAGTCTTTGACGTTCGTCTGCAGCGTCGGGCGAACCTGCGTCAGGCATTGAACGAGCAAATGCCGGTCATCAACGAAGCGGTTGAAAAGTTCGAGCTCGATCAAAACTACGACCGAGCACTCTCGCTGATTTTGTCCGGTCGTGCCCGTGACGCGTTCCAGTTGTCCGCCGAGGACGATGTCCTCCGTGACGCGTACGGTCGCAACTCATTCGGCCAGAGTTGTTTGTTGGCTCGACGTTTGGTCGAAGCGGGCACGCGTGTCGTCGAAGTCATCTGGCCCAAGGTAGCCAATAGTGACAATCACTCCTGGGACCATCACTCTGGGCTTTCCAAGCGAATGAAGGACCAATCCGCTCCGATGCTGGACAATGGTTTGACGACACTGATCGAGGATTTGGACCAACGTGGCATGTTGGAAGAGACCTTGGTTGTCGCCGTTGGAGAGTTCGGACGCAGCCCGCAGCGTGGGGTCAGCACGTCGGGCAATAACAACTCCGATGATGGCCGTGATCACTGGCCTTATTGCTACACCGCCGTTGTTGCGGGTGCCGGCATGAAGCGAGGCTTTGTCTACGGAAAGAGCGACAAGACCGCGTCTGCTCCCGTGGACAATCCAGTCCATCCGGCGGAGCTCCTCGCAACGATCTATCACAGCTTCGGCATTGATCCCGAGACGATCGTCTACAACCACCTCAACCAACCCCGCGAATTGGTCAAAGCCCAGGCAGTGACAGCCCTGATGACGTGA